One stretch of Narcine bancroftii isolate sNarBan1 chromosome 8, sNarBan1.hap1, whole genome shotgun sequence DNA includes these proteins:
- the akirin1 gene encoding akirin-1 — translation MACGATLKRSVEFDALLSPQSPKRRRCMPLTGPGAGTPSPQKYLKTEAAAFGGEGSSAHKLTPEQIFQNIKEEYNRFQWRRQLEGSFNQNETNCSAEGSSNNLLLNAPASPGTLSKKDQPLFTLRQVGIICERLLKDHESKIREEYEQVLNTKLAEQYDAFVKFTHDQIMRRYGERPASYVS, via the exons ATGGCGTGCGGAGCCACACTCAAGCGCAGCGTGGAGTTTGACGCGCTGCTCAGCCCTCAGTCGCCCAAGAGGAGGCGGTGCATGCCTCTCACAGGGCCCGGCGCCGGGACGCCTTCGCCCCAGAAGTACCTGAAAACCGAGGCGGCGGCCTTCGGCGGCGAGGGCTCGTCGGCGCACAAACTCACGCCAG AACAAATATTTCAGAATATCAAGGAAGAATATAACCGTTTCCAATGGAGGCGACAATTAGAAGGAAGTTTTAATCAAAATGAAACAAATTGTTCTGCTGAAGGATCGTCTAACAATTTGTTATTAAATGCACCAGCCTCACCGG GTACATTATCAAAGAAAGATCAGCCTTTGTTCACGTTACGACAGGTTGGCATAATCTGTGAGCGTCTCCTTAAAGACCATGAAAGCAAGATCCGGGAAGAATATGAACAAGTTCTAAACACAAAACTTGCAG AACAATATGATGCTTTTGTGAAATTCACACATGACCAGATTATGAGACGATATGGAGAACGACCTGCCAGTT ATGTGTCCTGA